A portion of the Hylaeus volcanicus isolate JK05 unplaced genomic scaffold, UHH_iyHylVolc1.0_haploid 12237, whole genome shotgun sequence genome contains these proteins:
- the LOC128883674 gene encoding uncharacterized protein LOC128883674 isoform X2 → MIVSSQRASLNKGDHFFTASPLNQQRLLTVSENSSCLSDISEKLDDDEKTNAQDTRDLMLDMIWRGDPLQTTHDDASGCLNYSSKSCFLNRIGEFDMWYNINEAHTKNKHTSNNNSALDLGSQSDLLHLNNLATPIWSMKSCPSSTSNKKRAYNKTHEEMTCDKYQYSNPYDNSSNETAVPSSVLPSTNNLITASSFVHCHDNPSNAKSFLKLESIQKHVTDEAKNYPSSLPVVSSYKKSKTCIESMSSHSSNTLSTSQDLSSTSDKKMLSSVDSQEHSISERYDSSVNYFFECWLVSLSNNVLELQLKYLKEGNEKLRHQIKQIKSESSFASFKKNNDVLGYKETNCNLENVSQQEKEHDSSYSNSQNMEDVVEHKSENIPLTSPARREEISKLPLNSQSIIVNEQKKLNLTNLIEQYVNSCDTSDSKVETETTFSKIIIENNSVELGSKNEIDSKNQHSDLCTHPSRPAFRAECHTKVEESPLQNFSTRTSCEQINKSVDSISQQTKEDKLEMEFYSNNKLNNASFYSDDKTYDDSVQRSLNSDGTIIACKTKTIFNTETKMDFSPSLLFSTSNNTSDPSLVSTTCEDSFFSEKRLESSLLTDTLSNPSPVLNNLLSRFVLCSNEKTNSFNAKRITEKNVTESECLGIFDNYLPTNGLHDMASYPESECSNTLECFTNGPESPNGNDLIDFNFVNFLQRVASPSSVLNKHFSLSLTTDLYSMNDETDTFRTNDSVFHYHENNSDSSLSSINNSWNCPLSSEEFDLSSKSVSNITTPLKPWNMDQSLNSLLCCDSDDNKMALSLETISYQPENRQKRIGPSCFRRPKTPSRITNFSDGSVPVQSCSVSPTGSCLNSMPRMIPILTPPTAMNSTRAVSPKPLSQSHGLTNDCEISSDIVDSTVKLPFCSINKNQRSTFSIQDAMISPPVISNSFLESPRSDPSCPRSDTVKLPPYFCTDTQDSHMQHCLVHPSSSRVKLPTSSSLVVLSYPPQEPFEVPTVDRTNYDAAVSKPTTNSRTSTAISPGQVISSDQDELQSLPGVSYDKMISWNDSHMKLSESSFFSKTEPFEFSSNSHTRWPLSQSNLTGFSNSVVASNKTHSESTLRLSYQNKLRNYNGMTSNDLLSFESVNKNPLIHQIH, encoded by the exons atgattgtgtCTTCTCAAAGAGCAAGCTTAAATAAAGGAGATCATTTTTTTACAGCATCACCCTTAAATCAACAAAGACTTTTAACGGTTTCAGAAAACTCTTCATGTCTTTCcgatatttcagaaaaattagaTGATGATGAAAAAACGAATGCTCAGGACACTCGCGATCTTATGCTTGATATGATCTGGAGAGGAGATCCTTTGCAAACAACACATGACGATGCTAGTGGCTGtcttaattattcttcaaagtCATGTTTTTTGAATAGAATTGGAGAATTCGATATGTGGTATAACATAAATGAAGCCCACACAAAAAATAAGCATACTTCGAATAACAACTCGGCATTGGACTTAGGCAGTCAATCTGACTTgctacatttaaataatttagcaACTCCTATATGGTCTATGAAATCATGTCCGTCTTCcacttcaaataaaaaaagagctTATAATAAAACTCATGAGGAAATGACGTGTGATAAATATCAATACTCGAACCCGTATGATAATTCATCTAATGAAACTGCAGTACCCTCATCGGTATTACCCAgtacaaataatttgattaCTGCCTCTTCCTTCGTTCATTGTCACGATAACCCCTCTAACGCAAAgtcgtttttaaaattggaGTCCATTCAAA AGCACGTTACTGATGAGGCTAAAAATTACCCGTCATCTTTACCTGTCGTGTCAAGctataaaaaatcaaagacATGCATTGAATCAATGTCTTCGCATTCGAGTAATACTCTATCAACATCACAAGATTTGAGCTCTACAAGcgacaaaaaaatgttaagcTCTGTGGATTCTCAGGAACATTCAATTTCTGAAAGATATGATTCTTCAGtaaactattttttt GAATGTTGGCTGGTTTCCCTTTCAAACAATGTGTTAGaacttcaattaaaatatttaaaagaaggCAATGAAAAGCTTCGTCATCAA ATCAAACAAATTAAGTCCGAGTCTTCATTtgcttcatttaaaaaaaataatgacgTACTTGGGTACAAggaaacaaattgtaatttggAGAATGTTTCGCAGCAGGAAAAGGAACACGATTCTTCTTATTCAAACTCCCAAAATATGGAGGATGTAGTCGAACACAAAAGTGAAAATATCCCATTGACTTCACCGGCACGACGTGAAGAAATTAGTAAATTACCATTGAACAGCCAAAGTATAATagtaaacgaacaaaaaaaacttaatttaACAAATCTAATTGAACAATATGTAAATTCATGTGATACGTCGGATTCGAAAGTTGAGAcggaaacaactttttctaaaatcataattgaaaacaatagCGTTGAACTAGGCTCTAAGAATGAAATTGACTCAAAAAATCAACATTCAGATCTGTGTACACATCCTTCAAGACCAGCTTTCAGGGCTGAGTGTCATACTAAAGTCGAAGAGTCACCCTTGCAAAATTTTTCTACCCGCACATCTTgtgaacaaattaataaatctgtTGACTCGATTTCACAACAAACAAAGGAAGACAAACTAGAAATGGAGTTTTATTCAAACAACAAACTAAATAATGCTTCATTTTATTCTGATGATAAGACCTATGATGATAGTGTGCAACGTTCTTTAAATTCAGATGGAACAATAATAGCGTGTAAAACTAAAACGATTTTTAATACTGAAACTAAAATGGATTTTTCGCCTTCACTACTGTTTTCTACGTCGAATAATACGAGTGATCCATCACTTGTATCAACCACATGTGAagactcttttttttctgaaaaacgTTTAGAATCATCATTACTCACGGATACATTAAGTAATCCGTCACctgtattaaataatctacTGTCAAGATTTGTGTTATGTTCAAACGAGAagacaaattcatttaatgCTAAAAGAATTACGGAAAAAAACG TTACAGAAAGTGAATGTCTTGgaattttcgataattatcTACCTACAAATGGTCTTCATGACATGGCTAGTTACCCTGAATCAGAGTGTTCTAATACCTTGGAATGTTTCACTAATGGTCCCg AATCGCCGAACGGAAATGATTTAATTgactttaattttgtcaattttttacAGCGTGTTGCTTCGCCTTCCtctgtattaaataaacatttcagtTTATCTTTAACAACGGATTTGTATTCAATGAATGATGAGACCGATACATTTCGTACGAATGACTCAGTTTTTCATTATCATGAAAACAATAGTGATAGTTCTTTGTCATCCATTAACAATTCGTGGAACTGTCCTTTATCATCGGAAGAGTTTGATCTTTCATCAAAAAGCGTCTCGAATATTACAACACCACTAAAACCATGGAATATGGACCAGTCTTTAAACTCTTTACTGTGTTGCGACTCAGATGATAATAAGATGGCATTATCCTTAGAAACGATTTCATATCAGCCGGAGAATAGACAAAAACGAATAGGACCCTCCTGTTTTAGACGCCCCAAAACTCCATCGCGGATAACAAATTTTAGTGACGGCTCAGTTCCAGTGCAATCATGTAGCGTGTCTCCAACAGGGTCATGTTTAAATTCAATGCCTCGTATGATTCCTATTCTGACGCCACCAACAGCAATGAATTCAACACGAGCAGTCTCTCCAAAACCATTATCGCAGTCACACGGTTTAACAAATGACTGTGAAATATCATCGGATATAGTTGATTCTACTGTTAAACTACCTTTCtgtagtattaataaaaaccaACGTTCCACTTTTTCCATTCAGGATGCAATGATATCTCCACCTGTCATTTCAAACTCGTTTTTGGAATCTCCTAGGAGCGATCCGTCATGTCCAAGGTCGGATACTGTCAAATTACCTCCTTATTTCTGTACTGACACACAAGACTCTCATATGCAACATTGCCTTGTACATCCCTCGTCCTCACGTGTAAAACTTCCCACATCTTCTTCTCTTGTTGTGTTGAGTTACCCACCACAAGAACCTTTCGAAGTACCAACTGTTGACAGAACTAATTATGACGCAGCCGTGTCAAAACCGACTACAAATTCAAGAACTTCCACGGCAATCTCTCCTGGTCAAGTGATCTCAAGTGATCAGGATGAATTACAGTCGCTTCCTGGCGTCAGCTATGACAAAATGATTTCGTGGAACGACAGTCATATGAAGCTGAGTGAATCgagttttttttcaaaaactgaACCATTTGAATTCTCATCCAACAGCCACACCAGATGGCCTTTAAGCCAATCAAATTTGACGGGTTTCAGTAATTCTGTTGTAGCGTCAAATAAAACACATTCGGAATCAACTTTAAGATTGTCTTACCAGAATAAACTAAGGAATTACAATGGAATGACATCCAATGATTTATTATCTTTTGAGTCTGTGAATAAAAATCCTTTGATACATCAGATTCATTAA
- the LOC128883674 gene encoding uncharacterized protein LOC128883674 isoform X1 has product MIVSSQRASLNKGDHFFTASPLNQQRLLTVSENSSCLSDISEKLDDDEKTNAQDTRDLMLDMIWRGDPLQTTHDDASGCLNYSSKSCFLNRIGEFDMWYNINEAHTKNKHTSNNNSALDLGSQSDLLHLNNLATPIWSMKSCPSSTSNKKRAYNKTHEEMTCDKYQYSNPYDNSSNETAVPSSVLPSTNNLITASSFVHCHDNPSNAKSFLKLESIQKHVTDEAKNYPSSLPVVSSYKKSKTCIESMSSHSSNTLSTSQDLSSTSDKKMLSSVDSQEHSISERYDSSVNYFFECWLVSLSNNVLELQLKYLKEGNEKLRHQIKQIKSESSFASFKKNNDVLGYKETNCNLENVSQQEKEHDSSYSNSQNMEDVVEHKSENIPLTSPARREEISKLPLNSQSIIVNEQKKLNLTNLIEQYVNSCDTSDSKVETETTFSKIIIENNSVELGSKNEIDSKNQHSDLCTHPSRPAFRAECHTKVEESPLQNFSTRTSCEQINKSVDSISQQTKEDKLEMEFYSNNKLNNASFYSDDKTYDDSVQRSLNSDGTIIACKTKTIFNTETKMDFSPSLLFSTSNNTSDPSLVSTTCEDSFFSEKRLESSLLTDTLSNPSPVLNNLLSRFVLCSNEKTNSFNAKRITEKNVEYLSVTESECLGIFDNYLPTNGLHDMASYPESECSNTLECFTNGPESPNGNDLIDFNFVNFLQRVASPSSVLNKHFSLSLTTDLYSMNDETDTFRTNDSVFHYHENNSDSSLSSINNSWNCPLSSEEFDLSSKSVSNITTPLKPWNMDQSLNSLLCCDSDDNKMALSLETISYQPENRQKRIGPSCFRRPKTPSRITNFSDGSVPVQSCSVSPTGSCLNSMPRMIPILTPPTAMNSTRAVSPKPLSQSHGLTNDCEISSDIVDSTVKLPFCSINKNQRSTFSIQDAMISPPVISNSFLESPRSDPSCPRSDTVKLPPYFCTDTQDSHMQHCLVHPSSSRVKLPTSSSLVVLSYPPQEPFEVPTVDRTNYDAAVSKPTTNSRTSTAISPGQVISSDQDELQSLPGVSYDKMISWNDSHMKLSESSFFSKTEPFEFSSNSHTRWPLSQSNLTGFSNSVVASNKTHSESTLRLSYQNKLRNYNGMTSNDLLSFESVNKNPLIHQIH; this is encoded by the exons atgattgtgtCTTCTCAAAGAGCAAGCTTAAATAAAGGAGATCATTTTTTTACAGCATCACCCTTAAATCAACAAAGACTTTTAACGGTTTCAGAAAACTCTTCATGTCTTTCcgatatttcagaaaaattagaTGATGATGAAAAAACGAATGCTCAGGACACTCGCGATCTTATGCTTGATATGATCTGGAGAGGAGATCCTTTGCAAACAACACATGACGATGCTAGTGGCTGtcttaattattcttcaaagtCATGTTTTTTGAATAGAATTGGAGAATTCGATATGTGGTATAACATAAATGAAGCCCACACAAAAAATAAGCATACTTCGAATAACAACTCGGCATTGGACTTAGGCAGTCAATCTGACTTgctacatttaaataatttagcaACTCCTATATGGTCTATGAAATCATGTCCGTCTTCcacttcaaataaaaaaagagctTATAATAAAACTCATGAGGAAATGACGTGTGATAAATATCAATACTCGAACCCGTATGATAATTCATCTAATGAAACTGCAGTACCCTCATCGGTATTACCCAgtacaaataatttgattaCTGCCTCTTCCTTCGTTCATTGTCACGATAACCCCTCTAACGCAAAgtcgtttttaaaattggaGTCCATTCAAA AGCACGTTACTGATGAGGCTAAAAATTACCCGTCATCTTTACCTGTCGTGTCAAGctataaaaaatcaaagacATGCATTGAATCAATGTCTTCGCATTCGAGTAATACTCTATCAACATCACAAGATTTGAGCTCTACAAGcgacaaaaaaatgttaagcTCTGTGGATTCTCAGGAACATTCAATTTCTGAAAGATATGATTCTTCAGtaaactattttttt GAATGTTGGCTGGTTTCCCTTTCAAACAATGTGTTAGaacttcaattaaaatatttaaaagaaggCAATGAAAAGCTTCGTCATCAA ATCAAACAAATTAAGTCCGAGTCTTCATTtgcttcatttaaaaaaaataatgacgTACTTGGGTACAAggaaacaaattgtaatttggAGAATGTTTCGCAGCAGGAAAAGGAACACGATTCTTCTTATTCAAACTCCCAAAATATGGAGGATGTAGTCGAACACAAAAGTGAAAATATCCCATTGACTTCACCGGCACGACGTGAAGAAATTAGTAAATTACCATTGAACAGCCAAAGTATAATagtaaacgaacaaaaaaaacttaatttaACAAATCTAATTGAACAATATGTAAATTCATGTGATACGTCGGATTCGAAAGTTGAGAcggaaacaactttttctaaaatcataattgaaaacaatagCGTTGAACTAGGCTCTAAGAATGAAATTGACTCAAAAAATCAACATTCAGATCTGTGTACACATCCTTCAAGACCAGCTTTCAGGGCTGAGTGTCATACTAAAGTCGAAGAGTCACCCTTGCAAAATTTTTCTACCCGCACATCTTgtgaacaaattaataaatctgtTGACTCGATTTCACAACAAACAAAGGAAGACAAACTAGAAATGGAGTTTTATTCAAACAACAAACTAAATAATGCTTCATTTTATTCTGATGATAAGACCTATGATGATAGTGTGCAACGTTCTTTAAATTCAGATGGAACAATAATAGCGTGTAAAACTAAAACGATTTTTAATACTGAAACTAAAATGGATTTTTCGCCTTCACTACTGTTTTCTACGTCGAATAATACGAGTGATCCATCACTTGTATCAACCACATGTGAagactcttttttttctgaaaaacgTTTAGAATCATCATTACTCACGGATACATTAAGTAATCCGTCACctgtattaaataatctacTGTCAAGATTTGTGTTATGTTCAAACGAGAagacaaattcatttaatgCTAAAAGAATTACGGAAAAAAACG ttgAATATTTGTCAGTTACAGAAAGTGAATGTCTTGgaattttcgataattatcTACCTACAAATGGTCTTCATGACATGGCTAGTTACCCTGAATCAGAGTGTTCTAATACCTTGGAATGTTTCACTAATGGTCCCg AATCGCCGAACGGAAATGATTTAATTgactttaattttgtcaattttttacAGCGTGTTGCTTCGCCTTCCtctgtattaaataaacatttcagtTTATCTTTAACAACGGATTTGTATTCAATGAATGATGAGACCGATACATTTCGTACGAATGACTCAGTTTTTCATTATCATGAAAACAATAGTGATAGTTCTTTGTCATCCATTAACAATTCGTGGAACTGTCCTTTATCATCGGAAGAGTTTGATCTTTCATCAAAAAGCGTCTCGAATATTACAACACCACTAAAACCATGGAATATGGACCAGTCTTTAAACTCTTTACTGTGTTGCGACTCAGATGATAATAAGATGGCATTATCCTTAGAAACGATTTCATATCAGCCGGAGAATAGACAAAAACGAATAGGACCCTCCTGTTTTAGACGCCCCAAAACTCCATCGCGGATAACAAATTTTAGTGACGGCTCAGTTCCAGTGCAATCATGTAGCGTGTCTCCAACAGGGTCATGTTTAAATTCAATGCCTCGTATGATTCCTATTCTGACGCCACCAACAGCAATGAATTCAACACGAGCAGTCTCTCCAAAACCATTATCGCAGTCACACGGTTTAACAAATGACTGTGAAATATCATCGGATATAGTTGATTCTACTGTTAAACTACCTTTCtgtagtattaataaaaaccaACGTTCCACTTTTTCCATTCAGGATGCAATGATATCTCCACCTGTCATTTCAAACTCGTTTTTGGAATCTCCTAGGAGCGATCCGTCATGTCCAAGGTCGGATACTGTCAAATTACCTCCTTATTTCTGTACTGACACACAAGACTCTCATATGCAACATTGCCTTGTACATCCCTCGTCCTCACGTGTAAAACTTCCCACATCTTCTTCTCTTGTTGTGTTGAGTTACCCACCACAAGAACCTTTCGAAGTACCAACTGTTGACAGAACTAATTATGACGCAGCCGTGTCAAAACCGACTACAAATTCAAGAACTTCCACGGCAATCTCTCCTGGTCAAGTGATCTCAAGTGATCAGGATGAATTACAGTCGCTTCCTGGCGTCAGCTATGACAAAATGATTTCGTGGAACGACAGTCATATGAAGCTGAGTGAATCgagttttttttcaaaaactgaACCATTTGAATTCTCATCCAACAGCCACACCAGATGGCCTTTAAGCCAATCAAATTTGACGGGTTTCAGTAATTCTGTTGTAGCGTCAAATAAAACACATTCGGAATCAACTTTAAGATTGTCTTACCAGAATAAACTAAGGAATTACAATGGAATGACATCCAATGATTTATTATCTTTTGAGTCTGTGAATAAAAATCCTTTGATACATCAGATTCATTAA
- the LOC128883674 gene encoding uncharacterized protein LOC128883674 isoform X3, protein MIVSSQRASLNKGDHFFTASPLNQQRLLTVSENSSCLSDISEKLDDDEKTNAQDTRDLMLDMIWRGDPLQTTHDDASGCLNYSSKSCFLNRIGEFDMWYNINEAHTKNKHTSNNNSALDLGSQSDLLHLNNLATPIWSMKSCPSSTSNKKRAYNKTHEEMTCDKYQYSNPYDNSSNETAVPSSVLPSTNNLITASSFVHCHDNPSNAKSFLKLESIQKHVTDEAKNYPSSLPVVSSYKKSKTCIESMSSHSSNTLSTSQDLSSTSDKKMLSSVDSQEHSISERYDSSVNYFFECWLVSLSNNVLELQLKYLKEGNEKLRHQIKQIKSESSFASFKKNNDVLGYKETNCNLENVSQQEKEHDSSYSNSQNMEDVVEHKSENIPLTSPARREEISKLPLNSQSIIVNEQKKLNLTNLIEQYVNSCDTSDSKVETETTFSKIIIENNSVELGSKNEIDSKNQHSDLCTHPSRPAFRAECHTKVEESPLQNFSTRTSCEQINKSVDSISQQTKEDKLEMEFYSNNKLNNASFYSDDKTYDDSVQRSLNSDGTIIACKTKTIFNTETKMDFSPSLLFSTSNNTSDPSLVSTTCEDSFFSEKRLESSLLTDTLSNPSPVLNNLLSRFVLCSNEKTNSFNAKRITEKNESECLGIFDNYLPTNGLHDMASYPESECSNTLECFTNGPESPNGNDLIDFNFVNFLQRVASPSSVLNKHFSLSLTTDLYSMNDETDTFRTNDSVFHYHENNSDSSLSSINNSWNCPLSSEEFDLSSKSVSNITTPLKPWNMDQSLNSLLCCDSDDNKMALSLETISYQPENRQKRIGPSCFRRPKTPSRITNFSDGSVPVQSCSVSPTGSCLNSMPRMIPILTPPTAMNSTRAVSPKPLSQSHGLTNDCEISSDIVDSTVKLPFCSINKNQRSTFSIQDAMISPPVISNSFLESPRSDPSCPRSDTVKLPPYFCTDTQDSHMQHCLVHPSSSRVKLPTSSSLVVLSYPPQEPFEVPTVDRTNYDAAVSKPTTNSRTSTAISPGQVISSDQDELQSLPGVSYDKMISWNDSHMKLSESSFFSKTEPFEFSSNSHTRWPLSQSNLTGFSNSVVASNKTHSESTLRLSYQNKLRNYNGMTSNDLLSFESVNKNPLIHQIH, encoded by the exons atgattgtgtCTTCTCAAAGAGCAAGCTTAAATAAAGGAGATCATTTTTTTACAGCATCACCCTTAAATCAACAAAGACTTTTAACGGTTTCAGAAAACTCTTCATGTCTTTCcgatatttcagaaaaattagaTGATGATGAAAAAACGAATGCTCAGGACACTCGCGATCTTATGCTTGATATGATCTGGAGAGGAGATCCTTTGCAAACAACACATGACGATGCTAGTGGCTGtcttaattattcttcaaagtCATGTTTTTTGAATAGAATTGGAGAATTCGATATGTGGTATAACATAAATGAAGCCCACACAAAAAATAAGCATACTTCGAATAACAACTCGGCATTGGACTTAGGCAGTCAATCTGACTTgctacatttaaataatttagcaACTCCTATATGGTCTATGAAATCATGTCCGTCTTCcacttcaaataaaaaaagagctTATAATAAAACTCATGAGGAAATGACGTGTGATAAATATCAATACTCGAACCCGTATGATAATTCATCTAATGAAACTGCAGTACCCTCATCGGTATTACCCAgtacaaataatttgattaCTGCCTCTTCCTTCGTTCATTGTCACGATAACCCCTCTAACGCAAAgtcgtttttaaaattggaGTCCATTCAAA AGCACGTTACTGATGAGGCTAAAAATTACCCGTCATCTTTACCTGTCGTGTCAAGctataaaaaatcaaagacATGCATTGAATCAATGTCTTCGCATTCGAGTAATACTCTATCAACATCACAAGATTTGAGCTCTACAAGcgacaaaaaaatgttaagcTCTGTGGATTCTCAGGAACATTCAATTTCTGAAAGATATGATTCTTCAGtaaactattttttt GAATGTTGGCTGGTTTCCCTTTCAAACAATGTGTTAGaacttcaattaaaatatttaaaagaaggCAATGAAAAGCTTCGTCATCAA ATCAAACAAATTAAGTCCGAGTCTTCATTtgcttcatttaaaaaaaataatgacgTACTTGGGTACAAggaaacaaattgtaatttggAGAATGTTTCGCAGCAGGAAAAGGAACACGATTCTTCTTATTCAAACTCCCAAAATATGGAGGATGTAGTCGAACACAAAAGTGAAAATATCCCATTGACTTCACCGGCACGACGTGAAGAAATTAGTAAATTACCATTGAACAGCCAAAGTATAATagtaaacgaacaaaaaaaacttaatttaACAAATCTAATTGAACAATATGTAAATTCATGTGATACGTCGGATTCGAAAGTTGAGAcggaaacaactttttctaaaatcataattgaaaacaatagCGTTGAACTAGGCTCTAAGAATGAAATTGACTCAAAAAATCAACATTCAGATCTGTGTACACATCCTTCAAGACCAGCTTTCAGGGCTGAGTGTCATACTAAAGTCGAAGAGTCACCCTTGCAAAATTTTTCTACCCGCACATCTTgtgaacaaattaataaatctgtTGACTCGATTTCACAACAAACAAAGGAAGACAAACTAGAAATGGAGTTTTATTCAAACAACAAACTAAATAATGCTTCATTTTATTCTGATGATAAGACCTATGATGATAGTGTGCAACGTTCTTTAAATTCAGATGGAACAATAATAGCGTGTAAAACTAAAACGATTTTTAATACTGAAACTAAAATGGATTTTTCGCCTTCACTACTGTTTTCTACGTCGAATAATACGAGTGATCCATCACTTGTATCAACCACATGTGAagactcttttttttctgaaaaacgTTTAGAATCATCATTACTCACGGATACATTAAGTAATCCGTCACctgtattaaataatctacTGTCAAGATTTGTGTTATGTTCAAACGAGAagacaaattcatttaatgCTAAAAGAATTACGGAAAAAAACG AAAGTGAATGTCTTGgaattttcgataattatcTACCTACAAATGGTCTTCATGACATGGCTAGTTACCCTGAATCAGAGTGTTCTAATACCTTGGAATGTTTCACTAATGGTCCCg AATCGCCGAACGGAAATGATTTAATTgactttaattttgtcaattttttacAGCGTGTTGCTTCGCCTTCCtctgtattaaataaacatttcagtTTATCTTTAACAACGGATTTGTATTCAATGAATGATGAGACCGATACATTTCGTACGAATGACTCAGTTTTTCATTATCATGAAAACAATAGTGATAGTTCTTTGTCATCCATTAACAATTCGTGGAACTGTCCTTTATCATCGGAAGAGTTTGATCTTTCATCAAAAAGCGTCTCGAATATTACAACACCACTAAAACCATGGAATATGGACCAGTCTTTAAACTCTTTACTGTGTTGCGACTCAGATGATAATAAGATGGCATTATCCTTAGAAACGATTTCATATCAGCCGGAGAATAGACAAAAACGAATAGGACCCTCCTGTTTTAGACGCCCCAAAACTCCATCGCGGATAACAAATTTTAGTGACGGCTCAGTTCCAGTGCAATCATGTAGCGTGTCTCCAACAGGGTCATGTTTAAATTCAATGCCTCGTATGATTCCTATTCTGACGCCACCAACAGCAATGAATTCAACACGAGCAGTCTCTCCAAAACCATTATCGCAGTCACACGGTTTAACAAATGACTGTGAAATATCATCGGATATAGTTGATTCTACTGTTAAACTACCTTTCtgtagtattaataaaaaccaACGTTCCACTTTTTCCATTCAGGATGCAATGATATCTCCACCTGTCATTTCAAACTCGTTTTTGGAATCTCCTAGGAGCGATCCGTCATGTCCAAGGTCGGATACTGTCAAATTACCTCCTTATTTCTGTACTGACACACAAGACTCTCATATGCAACATTGCCTTGTACATCCCTCGTCCTCACGTGTAAAACTTCCCACATCTTCTTCTCTTGTTGTGTTGAGTTACCCACCACAAGAACCTTTCGAAGTACCAACTGTTGACAGAACTAATTATGACGCAGCCGTGTCAAAACCGACTACAAATTCAAGAACTTCCACGGCAATCTCTCCTGGTCAAGTGATCTCAAGTGATCAGGATGAATTACAGTCGCTTCCTGGCGTCAGCTATGACAAAATGATTTCGTGGAACGACAGTCATATGAAGCTGAGTGAATCgagttttttttcaaaaactgaACCATTTGAATTCTCATCCAACAGCCACACCAGATGGCCTTTAAGCCAATCAAATTTGACGGGTTTCAGTAATTCTGTTGTAGCGTCAAATAAAACACATTCGGAATCAACTTTAAGATTGTCTTACCAGAATAAACTAAGGAATTACAATGGAATGACATCCAATGATTTATTATCTTTTGAGTCTGTGAATAAAAATCCTTTGATACATCAGATTCATTAA